A window of the Drosophila simulans strain w501 chromosome 2L, Prin_Dsim_3.1, whole genome shotgun sequence genome harbors these coding sequences:
- the LOC6732765 gene encoding protein phosphatase PHLPP-like protein — MLKATRKPADPYKSKLKVSASHSGPHPLPAEVTAAEEEQAATFGQTSPQKLSLKGSQLGGSILIGNYNYLTQLEVCENEMEVLDLSSLAQLETLKCSRNKLMELIINATNLQTLVADHNYLHNISTTNTHPVPLKLQRIDVSHNNFSELPNWVGACASLTVLDASHNRLSNVAGLLRNYRITELVSLDLAYNDLKQLDQFPEGFSSIRSLQLQSNELPSLPDNFFAVTHARLETLNVSCNKLSTLPRYEQNNHAALVNLSLAGNHLNDSIFEPLHNAAKLRVLHLAYNRIGVLPAACVRNWPELEILVLSGNMLQQLPEEVATLGQLRVLRCCNNLLLCTPQLAKLAMLKVLDLSHNHLDRVNLLALVPSRNLKYLDLSGNLQLQVDEQQFKVCQTQSQRHWSLIDVSGNNRAALPTTKIRQVSAQRNQNKSTGPWTMGFAETPGSGDCRKLSVYQLRAANYGGSDEALYGMFEALEGRGRAAQEMAHMVPDLMKQEQMVKDSAVRDYMKFTLLAAQQQCGSVRSAALFHLTRTRAPSKVRPLKSKRYVLRMASTGGLDAYLIRRTSQLRLTKAEGIQKDQSHSMPDPHVLELILSNDDEYLVVGNAQLWSVMDIDRAAREIRKEENSLLAAKRLVDIAQSFAAAESLSVIVVRFRHLGTDVDHLIRELKQSVRKKPQPISLPLSSGSVCKRTCCDRSNACRHRAIEQEPLAGRSSPSGQSDRDLLAKDKDDEFVLAHARVLQEEQQLEMLDETESVSESVLSEEQFKCWEYMLEQNTQLLFDKELNTISKSFTKQRTVPNAIMAATVLPERNDFTSNLMRTVTNKFISTSTPQLPQPITTSVPLGSYHQVKQSPPGHFGSALSFQQAHSYGYNIFDAKPRPKFHGGTVKRSTGPNSAYFGSLQRLMPYNFEYDFAVTQERERNILDEEEHDDDDFNEHESRMRKYWGVATTEL, encoded by the exons ATGCTCAAAGCCACGAGGAAGCCAGCGGATCCGTACAAATCGAAGCTGAAAGTTAGTGCCAGCCACAGTGGACCGCATCCACTGCCCGCGGAGGTgacggcggcggaggaggagcaggcggcCACTTTTGGCCAGACATCCCCCCAGAAGCTCAGCCTGAAGGGCAGCCAACTGGGCGGCAGCATCTTGATTGGCAACTACAAT TACTTGACCCAGCTGGAGGTATGCGAAAACGAAATGGAGGTCTTGGATCTCAGTTCGCTCGCTCAACTGGAGACGCTGAAGTGCAGCCGGAACAAGCTGATGGAACTGATCATAAATGCCACCAATTTGCAGACACTTGTCGCCGACCATAATT ACCTGCACAACATATCCACAACGAACACGCATCCAGttccgctgaagctgcagcGCATTGACGTCTCTCACAATAACTTCAGTGAGCTGCCCAACTGGGTCGGAGCATGTGCCTCCCTGACCGTCTTGGATGCTTCACACAATCGGCTTAGCAACGTGGCAGGACTGTTACGCAACTACAGGATAACTGAGCTGGTGTCCTTAGACCTGGCATACAACGATCTGAAGCAGCTGGACCAATTTCCGGAGGGCTTTTCCAGTATCCGGAGTCTTCAGTTGCAAAGCAATGAGCTACCGAGTCTTCCGGACAACTTTTTTGCCGTGACCCACGCTCGCCTGGAAACGCTGAATGTCTCCTGCAACAAACTGTCCACCCTGCCACGCTACGAGCAGAATAACCATGCTGCACTGGTGAATCTGTCGCTGGCGGGGAATCACCTGAATGATAGCATCTTTGAGCCCTTGCACAATGCCGCCAAGTTGAGAGTACTCCATCTGGCCTACAATCGCATCGGGGTCCTGCCCGCCGCCTGTGTTCGCAACTGGCCGGAACTGGAGATCCTAGTTTTGTCTGGTAACATGCTGCAACAACTGCCCGAGGAGGTGGCCACTCTAGGTCAGCTCAGGGTGCTACGCTGCTGCAACAATCTGCTCCTCTGCACCCCGCAACTGGCAAAGTTAGCCATGCTGAAGGTCCTTGATCTCTCGCATAATCATCTGGATCGCGTCAATCTGCTGGCATTGGTTCCATCAAGGAATCTGAAGTACCTGGATCTATCGGGGAACTTGCAGTTGCAG GTGGACGAGCAGCAGTTCAAGGTTTGTCAGACCCAGAGCCAGCGCCATTGGAGCCTAATTGATGTGTCCGGAAACAATAGAGCTGCTTTGCCGACAACCAAGATCCGACAGGTGAGTGCCCAACGGAATCAGAATAAGTCCACTGGGCCTTGGACCATGGGATTTGCGGAAACCCCGGGCTCTGGTGATTGCCGGAAGCTTTCAGTTTACCAACTAAGGGCTGCAAACTACGGGGGATCAGATGAGGCTCTGTACGGGATGTTCGAGGCATTGGAGGGTCGCGGTCGGGCCGCCCAGGAGATGGCTCATATGGTGCCTGATCTGATGAAGCAGGAGCAGATGGTCAAGGACTCGGCGGTCAGGGATTACATGAAGTTTACCCTGCTGGCGGCGCAGCAGCAATGTGGCAGTGTGCGGAGTGCCGCATTGTTCCATCTTACCAGGACACGCGCTCCTTCCAAAGTAAGACCGCTGAAGAGCAAACGATACGTCCTACGCATGGCAAGCACTGGAGGCCTGGACGCTTATCTGATACGACGCACCTCCCAGTTGCGTCTTACCAAAGCGGAAGGCATTCAAAAGGATCAGAGTCATTCCATGCCAGATCCACATGTGTTAGAG CTCATTCTCAGCAACGACGACGAGTACTTGGTGGTGGGCAATGCTCAGCTCTGGTCAGTGATGGATATTGATCGTGCAGCCCGAGAGATCCGAAAGGAGGAGAACTCCCTGCTTGCGGCCAAGCGACTGGTGGACATTGCTCAAAGCTTTGCTGCGGCGGAGAGTCTCAGTGTAATTGTGGTTCGCTTTCGCCACCTAGGTACGGATGTGGACCACCTGATACGAGAGCTGAAACAAAGCGTACGCAAGAAGCCCCAGCCGATTTCCTTACCTTTGTCCAGTGGATCAGTTTGCAAGCGTACGTGCTGCGACCGGAGCAACGCCTGTCGCCACCGAGCCATTGAACAGGAGCCGCTGGCAGGACGATCCTCGCCAAGTGGGCAAAGTGATCGGGACCTGCTGGCCAAGGATAAGGACGATGAGTTCGTACTGGCCCATGCCCGTGTCCTGCAGGAGGAGCAACAGCTTGAGATGCTGGACGAAACAGAGTCGGTATCAGAATCAGTGCTTTCAGAGGAGCAGTTCAAGTGCTGGGAGTACATGCTGGAGCAGAACACCCAGCTGCTGTTCGATAAGGAGCTAAACACCATCTCTAAGTCTTTCACTAAACAACGTACCGTACCCAATGCCATCATGGCAGCTACAGTTCTTCCAGAACGGAATGACTTTACCTCGAATTTAATGCGGACTGTCACCAACAAGTTCATCTCGACCAGCACTCCTCAATTACCCCAACCCATAACGACTTCTGTGCCTCTGGGTTCATATCATCAGGTGAAGCAATCGCCCCCAGGACACTTTGGCAGTGCCCTCTCCTTCCAGCAGGCCCATAGCTACGGCTATAATATATTTGATGCCAAGCCACGGCCCAAGTTTCACGGAGGCACAGTCAAGCGGTCCACAGGTCCAAATTCAGCCTATTTTGGATCCCTTCAGCGACTGATGCCCTACAATTTCGAGTACGACTTTGCCGTTACCCAGGAGCGGGAGAGAAACATCCTGGACGAAGAGGAGCACGACGATGATGACTTCAACGAGCACGAGAGTAGAATGCGAAAGTACTGGGGAGTGGCCACGACGGAACTTTAG
- the LOC6732766 gene encoding tRNA-dihydrouridine(20a/20b) synthase [NAD(P)+]-like — MHLPQQRPHHDIAALFAEAQSDFVRVSAPMVRYSKLEFRRLVRLNGVQLAFTPMMISDSINNSEKARQNEFSTGADDQPLIAQFAAKDPTEFVTSAQLIYPYVDGIDLNCGCPQSWAMAKGYGCGMLRQPELVHQVVQEVRRTLPGDFSVSVKMRLLGGEESLQRTIDLARQLEHAGVTFLTLHGRTPAQKHSKDTLDIPSMSQVRQSLQIPLIVNGNVESYRDACDMHEQTGAAGVMAARGLLANPALFNRSYPEGKTTPLSCVQQWLDIASAARDNLLFQCFHHHLTFMYSAHMKRDLRVQFNSLGSKEQVVDFLKKHYNLEYSEDDTPSADYTDCTYTHFTPPKHARHIAAESDEQAWSSKSDGKFFTEFRAHQLTGTGGEDLELGGLFGDEE; from the exons aTGCACCTGCCGCAGCAGAGACCGCACCACGACATCGCTGCGCTGTTCGCGGAAGCACAATCGGATTTCGTGCGGGTCAGCGCTCCAA TGGTGCGCTATAGTAAGCTGGAATTTCGGCGTCTAGTACGTCTGAATGGAGTACAACTAGCGTTTACACCCATGATGATCTCGGACTCCATTAACAATAGCGAAAAGGCCCGCCAGAACGAGTTCTCCACGGGTGCAGATGATCAGCCGCTGATCGCTCAGTTTGCGGCCAAGGATCCTACGGAATTCGTCACATCCGCCCAGCTCATCTACCCATATGTCGATGGCATCGATCTAAACTGCGGATGTCCACAAAGCTGGGCAATGGCGAAGGGCTACGGTTGCGGAATGCTGCGCCAGCCGGAGCTAGTGCATCAAGTGGTTCAGGAAGTGAGGCGCACACTGCCTGGGGATTTCAGTGTCTCGGTGAAGATGCGTCTGCTGGGAGGTGAGGAGTCCTTGCAGCGCACTATCGATTTAGCCCGCCAGTTGGAGCACGCGGGCGTCACCTTTCTAACACTTCACGGTCGGACGCCAGCCCAAAAACACTCGAAGGACACGCTAGACATCCCATCCATGTCCCAGGTGCGCCAGTCCCTTCAGATCCCCCTGATAGTCAACGGTAATGTGGAGAGCTACAGGGATGCTTGCGATATGCATGAACAGACGGGTGCAGCTGGTGTAATGGCTGCTCGAGGCTTGCTTGCTAATCCGGCTCTCTTCAATAGAAGCTATCCAGAGGGCAAAACAACGCCATTGTCCTGTGTACAACAGTGGTTGGATATAGCCTCTGCTGCCAGGGATAACCTGCTGTTTCAGTGCTTTCACCACCACCTCACCTTCATGTATAGCGCTCACATGAAACGAGATCTTCGAGTGCAATTCAACAGTTTGGGTTCCAAAGAACAGGTCGTCGACTTCCTGAAGAAGCACTACAATCTGGAATACAGTGAGGACGACACACCATCGGCTGACTACACGGATTGCACGTACACCCACTTCACACCGCCCAAGCACGCCCGGCACATTGCCGCCGAGTCGGATGAGCAGGCCTGGAGTTCGAAAAGCGACGGAAAGTTCTTTACGGAATTCAGAGCACATCAGTTGACCGGAACTGGCGGAGAAGATTTGGAACTGGGAGGACTCTTTGGTGACGAGGagtaa
- the LOC6732767 gene encoding uncharacterized protein LOC6732767, translating to MRRRELQTIQLKLSDLKEYEQAKMERLRSRQQLLTPRTPTPPSDSEVLPATSSSVPAVLLASGKSLDDDADKSEPTTKPSTSST from the coding sequence ATGCGACGCCGCGAACTGCAGACCATCCAGCTGAAGCTGTCCGATCTCAAGGAGTACGAGCAGGCTAAGATGGAGCGCCTGAGGAGCCGCCAACAATTGCTAACTCCCCGGACGCCCACACCCCCTTCCGACAGCGAGGTCCTCCCGGCGACCTCCAGCAGTGTTCCAGCTGTTCTCCTGGCCAGCGGCAAGAGCCTGGACGATGACGCCGACAAGTCGGAGCCCACAACCAAGCCCAGCACATCCTCCACCTAG
- the LOC6732768 gene encoding insulin-like peptide receptor yields the protein MHCGNMLLAVSLMLLALYGPCAESKTEHECTSIDIRNECKNMHLLDNCTVVTGYVMITLITIEQRCNFSEYSYPLLTEITEFMIFTDVRGLVNITEMFPHLTVIRGRRLFLNYALGVTNMHELEQLAFPKLVAIQRGQVYIGSCPKLCSIARVNWDLLTLTRGENNIIMVNKNCSTPVCSGCSSSHCWSNHYCQRSVNENVANPKGNINACHEECLGGCKNNSLSPADCSVCRGLSDDGVCVKSCPKDKYVMENYQRCYTKAECVLKHGYVISGTQCVAFCPSGYKTNNRSECVLCSPDEACISFCTPEWPGKAFTVYNLADAENLRGCQIFNGSLVITIRNKVNETQLYQSFTSMREVRGHVKVYRSSQLRSLQFLRNLERVHGDPLENRHYSFILYDNKELSELWTPSRQLEFMEGGMFMHRNNKLCNRRMREFQNAVTHDRALDSLQTNDQEVQCSPSKLQLNVQKRTHRSVKLSWLKSQTSQKIEVIHRPLLPGKLYHEESELEAPICTRINWKRRLLFPDDLIENGTHYLFDLDDLQPDTRYAVLLRTFGNDKAHEAYEARSELTYVQTELDIPKPPLLELVKKTDSSLTVRMASHDHVSFLLTVFELSDDQAYIEQRNYCHQPSYVWQDMDGPRWMAYEDYDDCCAQKAEQLEDSRFIADMREQYRCTLDDRKQCRHLALTEASLPQLRLPGNTTEYELKALHRYRLYALQLQACNQLGCSSHTTLYGRTNYTMGADLLTQLYACHIPEMDKYIMRFDEPKKPNGLVTNYVIHFRNNFSQTHVGCVTRMDHQSAGYMYVKQINITFTECAVRVHSLAGDVMTPYMPISLCSDGDRLQAFHSREAKELSPEITDMPATASHGRGISIFLICFLFGCSVSLVWVLYKRRCWRKLPGLRRYVPVREQWLRDRQQTEDREILVDGFETVRFQNNNNSQADDYPM from the exons ATGCACTGCGGCAACATGCTGCTGGCCGTCAGCCTCATGTTGCTGGCGCTATATGGCCCCTGCGCCGAATCCAAAACGGAGCACGAGTGCACCAGCATCGACATCCGAAACGAGTGCAAGAACATGCATCTGCTGGACAACTGCACCGTGGTCACCGGATACGTGATGATCACGCTGATCACCATCGAACAGCGCTGCAACTTCTCGGAGTACTCATACCCGCTGCTCACCGAGATCACCGAGTTCATGATCTTCACCGACGTGCGCGGCCTGGTCAACATCACCGAGATGTTCCCGCACCTGACCGTCATTCGGGGCCGTCGGCTGTTCCTCAACTACGCGCTCGGCGTCACCAACATGCACGAGCTGGAACAG CTGGCCTTTCCCAAATTGGTGGCCATTCAACGAGGACAAGTCTACATCGGCAGCTGCCCCAAGCTCTGCAGCATCGCCCGGGTTAATTGGGATCTGCTGACGCTCACTAGAGGCGAGAACAACATCATAATGGTCAATAAAAACTGCAGCACACCGGTTTGCTCTGGATGCAGTTCCTCGCACTGCTGGTCGAATCACTACTGCCAACGATCCGTCAACGAAAATGTCGCCAATCCGAAGGG CAACATAAACGCATGCCACGAGGAGTGCTTGGGTGGCTGCAAGAACAACTCATTATCCCCAGCTGACTGCAGCGTCTGCCGCGGACTCAGTGATGATGGTGTCTGCGTGAAGAGCTGTCCGAAGGACAA GTACGTCATGGAGAACTATCAGCGCTGCTATACGAAGGCCGAGTGTGTGCTAAAGCACGGCTATGTTATTTCCGGAACACAGTGCGTGGCTTTCTGTCCCAGCGGCTACAAGACGAACAACCGGTCGGAGTGCGTGCTCTGTAGCCCCGATGAGGCTTGTATCAGCTTCTGCACGCCGGAGTGGCCAGGAAAAGCGTTTACCGTATACAATCTGGCTGATGCCGAGAATTTGCGTGGCTGTCAGATCTTCAATGGCAGCCTGGTCATCACAATCCGCAACAAGGTGAACGAGACGCAGTTGTACCAGAGCTTCACTAGTATGCGCGAGGTTCGGGGGCATGTAAAAGTCTATCG TTCCTCCCAGTTAAGAAGCTTGCAATTCTTGAGGAATTTGGAGCGCGTTCATGGTGATCCCCTAGAGAATCGCCACTACTCCTTCATACTTTATGACAACAAGGAGCTGTCCGAGCTGTGGACACCCTCGCGGCAACTGGAGTTCATGGAGGGCGGCATGTTCATGCATCGCAACAACAAACTGTGCAACCGGAGGATGCGAGAGTTCCAAAACGCTGTGACCCATGATAGAGCCCTGGACTCCCTGCAGACCAACGACCAGGAGGTGCAGTGCAGCCCCTCGAAATTGCAGCTAAATGTGCAG AAACGAACCCATCGGTCTGTGAAGCTAAGCTGGCTCAAGTCACAAACAAGCCAGAAGATTGAGGTGATCCACCGACCTTTATTGCCGGGGAAACTGTACCACGAAGAAAGTGAACTGGAAGCGCCCATATGTACACGAATCAACTGGAAACGGCGCCTCCTCTTCCCTGACGATCTGATCGAAAATGGCACTCACTATCTTTTCGACTTGGATGATCTTCAACCGGACACACGGTATGCCGTCCTGCTGCGTACTTTCGGCAATGATAAGGCGCATGAGGCGTATGAGGCTCGCAGCGAATTGACCTACGTGCAGACGGAGCTGGACATTCCAAAGCCTCCGTTGCTGGAGCTGGTCAAGAAGACCGATAGCTCGCTGACGGTTCGAATGGCCAGTCACGACCATGTTAGCTTTCTTCTTACGGTCTTTGAATTGAGCGATGATCAGGCGTATATAGAGCAAAGGAACTACTGCCACCAGCCGTCGTACGTGTGGCAAGACATGGACGGCCCTAGGTGGATGGCGTACGAGGACTACGACGACTGCTGTGCCCAGAAGGCCGAGCAGTTGGAGGACTCTCGATTCATTGCGGACATGAGGGAGCAATATCGCTGCACCCTTGATGATCGCAAGCAGTGCCGACATCTGGCACTTACAGAGGCCTCGCTTCCACAGCTTCGGCTGCCGGGAAACACCACGGAGTACGAGCTTAAGGCGCTGCATCGCTATCGCCTGTATGCGCTTCAGCTGCAAGCCTGCAATCAACTGGGATGCAGCAGCCACACAACGCTCTACGGACGAACGAACTATACAATGGGTGCCGATCTTCTCACCCAACTGTATGCCTGCCATATTCCGGAAATGGACAAGTACATTATGCGCTTCGACGAGCCTAAGAAGCCCAATGGCCTGGTGACCAACTACGTAATTCACTTTCGCAACAACTTCTCGCAGACACACGTCGGGTGTGTAACGCGGATGGATCACCAGAGTGCCGGCTACATGTACGTGAAGCAGATAAACATCACTTTCACCGAGTGCGCTGTGCGGGTTCATTCCCTGGCCGGGGATGTGATGACGCCGTACATGCCAATCAGCCTGTGCAGCGACGGGGACCGTCTACAGGCGTTTCACAGCAGGGAGGCCAAGGAACTTTCGCCAGAAATCACAGACATGCCAGCCACAGCGTCACATGGCCGTGGCATTAGCATATTCCTGATCTGCTTCCTCTTTGGGTGCAGTGTATCGCTGGTTTGGGTTCTTTACAAGCGGCGATGTTGGAGGAAGTTGCCGGGACTCCGGCGATATGTGCCCGTGCGGGAGCAGTGGCTGCGGGACCGACAACAAACTGAGGATCGCGAAATCCTGGTCGACGGTTTTGAGACAGTTCGTTttcagaacaacaacaacagccaggCGGACGATTATCCCATGTAA
- the LOC6732769 gene encoding chymotrypsin-like protease CTRL-1 isoform X1: MQKFKKMHALTILLPVLQLLASVRAESGEFEKLLVPVSHGNAEQRSGARSNETTGHSVSARSYYDVVQNAGQTGCSVGTECTPLHDCTALIYEVARSCYYGDKSLYCGGASEELPYVCCPSSPLEKNQVCGKSLVQGHFYKGLGSYPFVARIGFKHVNTGAFAYPCAGAVIARRVILTAAHCALAKADGHRLSSVRVGEYDTSSDPDCANTGFCAPRSVNHAISHVIVHPDYKQGQYHHDIALLVLKTPLNYSVATQPICLQKTRANLVVGKRATIAGWGKMSTSSVRQPEMSHLDVPLTSWDLCLRNYGSTGALESPNSIEGQWMCAGGEGKDVCQGFGGAPLFIQENGIFSQIGIMSFGSDNCGGLRIPSVYTSVAHFSEWIHDNTPPE; the protein is encoded by the exons ATGCAAAAGTTTAAGAAAATGCACGCGTTAACAATACTTTTACCAGTTTTGCAACTATTGGCAAGCGTTCGAGCGGAATCGGGAGAATTCG AGAAACTTCTGGTGCCCGTGAGCCACGGAAACGCAGAGCAGAGGAGCGGAGCACGGAGCAACGAGACTACTGGACACTCGGTGTCCGCCCGCTCCTACTACGACGTGGTGCAAAACGCCGGACAGACGGGCTGCTCCGTGGGCACCGAGTGCACCCCGCTCCACGACTGCACCGCTCTGATCTACGAGGTGGCCCGGAGCTGCTACTACGGCGACAAGTCGCTCTACTGCGGCGGAGCCAGCGAGGAGCTGCCCTACGTCTGCTGCCCCAGCAGTCCGCTGGAGAAGAACCAGGTGTGCGGCAAGTCCCTGGTCCAGGGGCACTTCTACAAGGGACTGGGCTCCTATCCCTTCGTCGCGCGCATCGGCTTCAAAC atGTCAACACTGGAGCCTTTGCTTATCCGTGTGCCGGAGCCGTAATTGCCCGCCGGGTCATCCTCACGGCCGCCCATTGCGCTCTGGCCAAGGCCGATGGACACCGACT GTCATCGGTGCGCGTGGGCGAGTACGATACGAGTAGCGATCCGGACTGCGCCAACACCGGATTCTGTGCACCGCGGTCGGTCAACCACGCCATCAGCCATGTGATCGTGCATCCCGACTACAAGCAGGGCCAGTATCACCATGACATTGCTCTGTTGGTGCTGAAAACGCCGCTAAACTATTCGG TGGCTACACAGCCCATCTGCCTGCAGAAGACACGCGCCAACCTGGTGGTGGGCAAACGGGCTACCATCGCCGGTTGGGGCAAGATGTCCACGTCGAGTGTCCGCCAGCCGGAGATGTCGCATCTGGACGTGCCGCTGACCAGCTGGGACCTGTGCCTGCGCAACTACGGCTCCACGGGTGCCCTGGAATCGCCCAACTCCATCGAGGGTCAATGGATGTGCGCAGGCGGTGAGGGCAAGGACGTCTGCCAAGGATTCGGCGGAGCACCGCTTTTCATACAAGAGAACGGCATCTTTTCACAG ATCGGCATCATGTCCTTTGGATCTGATAACTGCGGCGGTCTGCGCATCCCGAGTGTCTACACATCCGTGGCCCACTTTTCCGAGTGGATTCACGACAACACGCCGCCGGAGTAG
- the LOC6732769 gene encoding CLIP domain-containing serine protease 14D isoform X2, with protein MQKFKKMHALTILLPVLQLLASVRAESGEFEKLLVPVSHGNAEQRSGARSNETTGHSVSARSYYDVVQNAGQTGCSVGTECTPLHDCTALIYEVARSCYYGDKSLYCGGASEELPYVCCPSSPLEKNQVCGKSLVQGHFYKGLGSYPFVARIGFKHVNTGAFAYPCAGAVIARRVILTAAHCALAKADGHRLSSVRVGEYDTSSDPDCANTGFCAPRSVNHAISHVIVHPDYKQGQYHHDIALLVLKTPLNYSVLFREAPFRKSIRKPLWPRQQCCRFGQVAIRSRT; from the exons ATGCAAAAGTTTAAGAAAATGCACGCGTTAACAATACTTTTACCAGTTTTGCAACTATTGGCAAGCGTTCGAGCGGAATCGGGAGAATTCG AGAAACTTCTGGTGCCCGTGAGCCACGGAAACGCAGAGCAGAGGAGCGGAGCACGGAGCAACGAGACTACTGGACACTCGGTGTCCGCCCGCTCCTACTACGACGTGGTGCAAAACGCCGGACAGACGGGCTGCTCCGTGGGCACCGAGTGCACCCCGCTCCACGACTGCACCGCTCTGATCTACGAGGTGGCCCGGAGCTGCTACTACGGCGACAAGTCGCTCTACTGCGGCGGAGCCAGCGAGGAGCTGCCCTACGTCTGCTGCCCCAGCAGTCCGCTGGAGAAGAACCAGGTGTGCGGCAAGTCCCTGGTCCAGGGGCACTTCTACAAGGGACTGGGCTCCTATCCCTTCGTCGCGCGCATCGGCTTCAAAC atGTCAACACTGGAGCCTTTGCTTATCCGTGTGCCGGAGCCGTAATTGCCCGCCGGGTCATCCTCACGGCCGCCCATTGCGCTCTGGCCAAGGCCGATGGACACCGACT GTCATCGGTGCGCGTGGGCGAGTACGATACGAGTAGCGATCCGGACTGCGCCAACACCGGATTCTGTGCACCGCGGTCGGTCAACCACGCCATCAGCCATGTGATCGTGCATCCCGACTACAAGCAGGGCCAGTATCACCATGACATTGCTCTGTTGGTGCTGAAAACGCCGCTAAACTATTCGG TTCTGTTTCGGGAGGCCCCCTTTCGAAAAAGTATACGCAAGCCCCTTTGGCCGAGGCAACAATGTTGCAGATTTGGGCAGGTAGCGATCAGAAGTCGAACGTAA
- the LOC27206497 gene encoding uncharacterized protein LOC27206497, translating into MCFNVLGVSNLLPDCSIENQVHLYSLLQQLQNQDRRPEEVSDELRDRYNVFRQVLPNYPAPEQPDEDLLIFVDELFQEQPAIWAFTDRILSE; encoded by the coding sequence ATGTGTTTCAATGTACTGGGCGTGAGCAATCTTCTACCCGATTGCAGCATTGAAAACCAGGTCCATCTGTACTCTTTGCTGCAGCAACTCCAGAACCAGGATCGTCGTCCGGAGGAAGTGAGTGACGAGTTGCGGGATCGCTACAACGTATTCCGCCAGGTTTTGCCCAACTACCCGGCACCGGAACAGCCAGACGAGGATCTGCTAATATTCGTTGATGAGTTGTTTCAGGAGCAGCCAGCAATATGGGCCTTCACAGACAGAATCCTGTCTGAATAG